A portion of the Candidatus Methylomirabilota bacterium genome contains these proteins:
- a CDS encoding DUF2249 domain-containing protein — MPANYAATVDARVLPIPQKHPTIFRVFDGLAVGDTMLLVNDHDPKPLYYTFAAERTGQFEWRYLEAGPEVWQVAISRVAAAAGEQPPAEGMGCGMHHEHHEHHEHHEHHEHHGHEHAHTGSPTQILKDEHTLILQALDALERKLIAMEGGAAPDRAYFEKAIKFIRTFADQCHHGKEEDLLFKTMVNRGFPLQGGPIAVMLSEHEAGRTYVRDMADAAAAIGTDPAAAQKIIRNGRAYIQMLRPHIDKENMILYAMADNMLSADDQARLGEAFERFENEKIGADVHNSMLALLEELKGGGHSCLHG; from the coding sequence ATGCCAGCGAATTATGCAGCAACCGTGGATGCCCGCGTCCTGCCGATCCCGCAGAAACACCCGACCATCTTCCGCGTCTTCGACGGGCTGGCGGTCGGGGATACGATGCTCCTGGTCAACGACCATGATCCCAAGCCGCTCTACTATACATTCGCCGCCGAGCGCACCGGACAGTTCGAATGGCGCTATCTGGAGGCCGGTCCCGAGGTATGGCAGGTCGCGATCAGCCGGGTTGCCGCCGCCGCAGGCGAGCAGCCGCCCGCCGAAGGAATGGGATGCGGCATGCACCACGAGCACCACGAGCACCACGAGCACCACGAACATCATGAACACCACGGACACGAGCATGCCCACACCGGTTCGCCGACCCAGATCCTCAAGGACGAACATACCCTGATCCTTCAGGCGTTGGATGCGCTGGAGCGAAAGCTCATTGCAATGGAGGGCGGCGCTGCCCCGGATCGAGCCTATTTCGAAAAGGCGATCAAGTTTATCCGAACCTTTGCCGATCAGTGTCATCACGGCAAAGAGGAGGATCTGTTGTTCAAGACGATGGTGAATCGCGGCTTTCCGTTGCAGGGCGGACCAATCGCGGTTATGCTGTCGGAGCATGAGGCCGGGCGCACCTATGTCCGTGATATGGCTGATGCCGCGGCGGCAATCGGAACCGATCCGGCTGCGGCGCAGAAGATTATTCGGAACGGGCGCGCCTATATTCAGATGCTGCGACCCCACATCGATAAAGAGAACATGATCCTGTATGCCATGGCGGACAATATGTTGAGCGCAGACGACCAGGCGCGCCTGGGAGAAGCATTCGAGCGCTTCGAGAATGAAAAGATCGGCGCGGACGTCCACAATTCCATGCTGGCATTGCTGGAGGAGTTGAAGGGCGGCGGTCATTCATGTTTGCACGGCTAG
- a CDS encoding DUF2784 domain-containing protein, whose protein sequence is MPYLLIANLLVFLHLAFVGFVVLGALLVLRWPRLVWIQLPCALWGALIEFAGWICPLTPLENRFRQLGGQAGYAGSFIEHYLLPVLYPKNLTRPVQLALGMLVLILNAAAYGRLWRRRASGTA, encoded by the coding sequence ATGCCGTACCTGCTGATCGCAAACCTTCTGGTATTCCTGCATCTTGCCTTTGTTGGGTTTGTCGTCCTGGGCGCCCTCTTGGTGCTGCGTTGGCCACGGTTAGTGTGGATTCAACTCCCCTGCGCGCTCTGGGGCGCGCTCATCGAGTTCGCCGGGTGGATCTGCCCACTTACCCCCCTTGAGAATCGGTTCCGCCAACTGGGTGGCCAGGCGGGGTACGCGGGCAGTTTCATCGAGCACTATCTGCTGCCAGTCCTCTACCCGAAGAACCTGACCAGGCCGGTGCAGTTGGCTCTCGGGATGCTGGTTCTGATCCTCAACGCGGCGGCATACGGGCGCTTGTGGCGCCGCCGTGCGAGCGGCACCGCCTAA
- a CDS encoding Mrp/NBP35 family ATP-binding protein — MVTPQLTEDMVISALRQVKYPGMSRDLVSFGIIKNARVEGSTVYLDLQVPTEDAEVIAKVEASVREALGRVPGIGEMRIQAAPRPAPQDSAPGPAPLPGVRRIIAVASGKGGVGKSTVSVNLALALAQSGAAVGLLDADIYGPNVPRMLGELGRPKAHEGKIVPLTRHGLRVISVGYLLGEQSPIIWRGPLVAQALKQLLHEVHWGELDYLIVDLPPGTGDTQLTLVQAVPLTGGVIVTTPSAVALMDAERGLRMFREARVPILGIVENMSYFICPHCQGETDIFSRGGGRKVSEALGVPFLGEIPLNPAIREGGDTGAPVVVAMPESSEAQVFRNVADKVRLATEAAAEAMPQMIIR; from the coding sequence ATGGTAACGCCTCAGTTAACGGAAGATATGGTGATCTCGGCGCTTCGCCAGGTCAAGTACCCGGGGATGAGCCGCGACCTTGTCTCTTTTGGCATAATAAAGAATGCGCGGGTGGAGGGGTCCACCGTCTACCTCGATCTCCAGGTCCCGACGGAGGACGCTGAGGTGATCGCCAAGGTAGAGGCGTCGGTCCGTGAGGCGCTCGGCCGCGTGCCCGGGATCGGTGAGATGCGGATTCAGGCCGCCCCGCGCCCCGCGCCTCAGGATTCCGCTCCCGGACCGGCTCCGCTTCCCGGGGTGCGGCGTATCATCGCCGTCGCGTCCGGTAAAGGCGGTGTGGGTAAGAGCACCGTATCCGTCAATCTGGCCCTGGCGCTGGCGCAGTCGGGGGCTGCGGTCGGTCTTCTGGATGCCGATATCTATGGCCCGAATGTTCCCCGGATGCTGGGCGAGCTTGGCCGTCCCAAGGCGCATGAAGGCAAGATTGTTCCGTTGACACGGCACGGCCTGAGGGTGATATCGGTCGGATACCTGCTGGGTGAGCAGTCGCCGATCATCTGGCGTGGACCCTTGGTGGCCCAGGCCCTGAAGCAACTGCTGCACGAGGTGCATTGGGGCGAACTGGACTACCTGATCGTCGATCTTCCACCGGGGACGGGGGATACCCAGTTGACCCTCGTTCAGGCGGTGCCGTTGACCGGCGGAGTCATCGTGACGACCCCTTCCGCTGTGGCCTTGATGGATGCCGAGAGAGGCCTGCGGATGTTTCGTGAGGCCCGCGTCCCGATTCTGGGGATTGTGGAAAATATGAGCTATTTTATCTGTCCCCACTGCCAGGGAGAAACCGATATCTTCAGCCGGGGCGGTGGACGCAAGGTGAGTGAAGCGCTTGGGGTCCCATTCCTGGGGGAGATCCCCCTCAATCCAGCGATCCGCGAGGGCGGGGATACCGGCGCCCCTGTTGTCGTGGCGATGCCGGAGTCCTCTGAGGCGCAGGTCTTCCGCAATGTCGCGGACAAGGTACGCCTGGCGACCGAGGCTGCCGCGGAGGCGATGCCTCAGATGATCATCCGCTAA
- a CDS encoding metal-sulfur cluster assembly factor, whose translation MAEPGTSPITEEQIYNTLRKLIDPELGVNIVDLGLVYDVQIQGGQIGIRMTLTTRGCPMHASFVQAVDRALREIPGVTGVTVEIVWEPAWNPDMISPEGRRALAGGGRGGPAW comes from the coding sequence ATGGCAGAACCGGGAACATCACCCATAACTGAAGAGCAGATCTATAACACGCTCCGGAAGCTCATCGACCCGGAGTTAGGAGTGAATATCGTCGATCTGGGCCTCGTCTACGATGTGCAGATCCAAGGGGGCCAGATCGGCATCCGCATGACCCTCACCACGCGCGGCTGCCCTATGCACGCGAGCTTCGTCCAGGCGGTTGACCGCGCCCTCCGGGAGATACCCGGTGTCACTGGCGTCACCGTCGAGATCGTATGGGAACCTGCCTGGAATCCGGACATGATCTCGCCTGAGGGCAGGCGAGCTCTAGCCGGCGGCGGACGAGGAGGTCCCGCATGGTAA